In one window of Littorina saxatilis isolate snail1 linkage group LG11, US_GU_Lsax_2.0, whole genome shotgun sequence DNA:
- the LOC138980418 gene encoding NADH dehydrogenase [ubiquinone] flavoprotein 1, mitochondrial-like, protein MASLSRLSPAIGMVRSQALAPLSTAVRTNTTAPPKKEKTKFGPLSDEDRIFTNLYGRHDWKLKGAISRGDWYKTKEIVEKGHDWILKEISTSGLRGRGGAGFPTGMKWGFMNKPSDGRPKYLVVNADEGEPGTCKDREIMRHDPHKLIEGCLVAGRSMNACAAYIYIRGEFYNEASNLQLAVKEAYDAGLIGKNACGSGYDFDIVVHRGAGAYICGEETALIESLEGKQGKPRLKPPFPADVGVFGCPTTVANVETVAVAPIICRRGGDWFAGLGRERNRGTKLFNISGQVNNPTTVEEEMSIPLRELIERHAGGVIGGWDNLLAVIPGGSSTPLIPKDVCNDVLMDFDALVQAQTGLGTAALIVMNKNCDIVRCISRLIDFYKHESCGQCTPCREGVTWMMKIMHRFTSGNARPEEIDMLYELSKQIEGHTICALGDGAAWPVQGLIRHFRPVLEQRMADYGQQKKATG, encoded by the exons ATGGCAAGCTTGTCCCGACTTTCGCCTGCCATTGGCATGG TACGCAGCCAGGCCTTGGCACCGCTAAGTACTGCTGTACGAACCAACACCACAGCCCCACCCAAAAAGGAAAAG ACCAAGTTTGGCCCATTGAGCGACGAGGACCGCATCTTTACAAACCTGTATGGGCGCCATGACTGGAAACTTAAAGGAGCTATTTCCAGG GGCGACTGGTACAAGACCAAGGAGATCGTGGAGAAGGGACATGACTGGATCCTGAAGGAGATCTCAACTTCAGGGCTGCGTGGTCGTGGTGGCGCCGGCTTTCCCACCGGTATGAAGTGGGGCTTCATGAACAAACCCTCAGATGGAAG GCCCAAGTACCTGGTAGTGAACGCAGACGAGGGGGAGCCAGGCACGTGCAAGGACCGTGAAATTATGCGTCATGACCCTCACAAGCTGATTGAGGGCTGTCTCGTGGCTGGGCGCTCCATGAACGCTTGTGCtg CTTACATCTACATCCGAGGGGAGTTTTACAACGAAGCCTCCAACCTGCAGTTGGCTGTCAAAGAG GCGTACGATGCAGGGCTGATTGGCAAGAACGCCTGTGGGTCAGGCTATGACTTTGACATCGTTGTGCACCGTGGGGCGGGAGCCTACATCTGCGGCGAAGAAACG GCTCTGATTGAGTCGCTGGAAGGCAAGCAGGGCAAGCCCCGTCTCAAGCCGCCGTTCCCCGCTGACGTGGGAGTTTTCGGCTGCCCAACCACTGTCGCTAACGTGGAAACCGTCGCTGTGGCACCG ATCATCTGCCGTCGCGGGGGTGACTGGTTTGCTGGACTGGGCCGTGAGCGCAACAGGGGAACCAAG CTGTTCAACATCTCAGGCCAAGTGAACAACCCCACCACAGTGGAGGAGGAGATGTCGATACCGCTGCGAGAGTTGATCGAGCGACACGCAGGGGGTGTGATTGGCGGCTGGGACAATCTGTTGGCCGTCATCCCGGGCGGCTCCTCCACTCCCCTCATCCCGAAAGA TGTGTGCAATGACGTTCTGATGGACTTTGATGCGCTGGTTCAGGCTCAGACTGGTTTGGGGACGGCCGCTCTAATTGTGATGAACAAGAACTGTGACATCGTGCGCTGCATTTCACGCCTCATCGACTTCTACAAGCACGAGAGCTGTGGCCAG TGTACGCCATGCAGGGAGGGAGTCACATGGATGATGAAGATCATGCACAGATTCA CGTCGGGCAACGCTCGCCCTGAGGAGATTGACATGCTGTACGAGCTGAGCAAACAGATCGAGGGACACACTATCTGCGCCCTGGGGGACGGTGCCGCCTGGCCTGTGCAG GGGTTGATTCGACATTTCCGACCGGTACTGGAGCAGAGGATGGCTGATTATGGACAGCAGAAAAAAGCCACTGGTTAA